The sequence CCGTGAGGGATGGGCGGAAGCGAGCAAGGCGATCGCGGAGAGCGGCGACGACACGTTGGTGATGGGCGAATTCGGAAACGCCGACGATGCGGAGCTCTCATGGTAGTGCGCGGCGAAGTCTGGCTGGTTTCGCTCGACCCGACGTTGGGAAGCGAGATTCAAAAGACGCGGCCCTGCGTCGTGGTGTCTCCACCTGAAATGCACGATCATTTGCGCACGGTCATCGTCGCCCCCATGACCTCGAAGGGCCGTCCCGCGCCGTTTCGAATTCCGGTTACGTTCAAGCGGAAACGAGGTTTGATCCTGCTGGATCAGCTTCGCGCAGTCGACAAACTGCGGCTGATGAAGAAAGAAGGCGCCGTCAGCGATAAAACGTTGCTGGACACGCTGCGGACCCTGCAGGAAGTGTTCGCGGAATAAGCAAGACCGCGAGTGCGCGTCGTTCTAGAAGCGCTTCGAAATCCCCACCGTGAACCCATGCGGCAGGATCTGCACGAAGAGCGGCGTTTGGTACAGCGTGGTCACATACCCGACCGCCGTGCCCAATGCCCAGCCGCCGAGCACGTCGGTCTGCCAGTGCGCCTGGCTTTTCATGCGCGCCACCGAATCGTAGGCAGGCAGAAGTTCGAGCCCCCATATCCAAGGATCGCGCCCCGCGTAGTTGACGATGAACGGCGTGACGAAGCTCGCCTGCAGCGTGACTTCGCCGCTCGGGAAGCTGTGGCCGCCGCTGAACCATTGATTCGGACCTTGCTGGGCGCTCGGACGCTGGCGCCCGAACGCGGCCTGCATTGCGTGCGCGGCAAGCGCGGAAATCGCCGACGAATCGAGCGTCTGCCAGAAGGTGTGACCGAGTTCGTCGTCGTTGCCGAGCCAGAACGCCCCGCCCAACTCGGTCGCAATCACGCTGTACTCCAACGCAAGCTGGACGTTGCGATTCCAGATGCCGCTCTCGTCCTTGCCGATTTCGTGATCGATGCCGAGCGGGCCGCCGCCGGCGTGCGCAACCGCCACGCACGATCCCAAGACGACTCCGGCGCCGCACCGCTTGAGCCGGCGACACAGTCGAGACGTCTTCCGATCCATAGAGACCTCGCCGGACAAGCATTCGGTGGCGATGTCATGCGTCTGCCGCGCGGCAGCCCGCACCTGGCAAACGATCGGGCAATCCACTCCCTCCCCGACCGTCGAGGCGAGTCTACGCCGCGATCCTGAAGAAAAACTGATGCAGCCGGGCGCCGCTTGCGGCGGCGCACGGCGAGCGCAACCTCGGCGCCAGCGGGCTACACTAGGCGGCATTCCGGGCCTGCCCCCGGAGAGGAAAACGTCGATGATCCACTCCATCCAGTATCAGAAGACTTGCCTCGCCGGACTCGACGCGATGCGCGCCGAAAGCGCGCAGAGCTACCCGCGCCACACGCACGATCAATACGGCATCGGCGTCATGGACCGCGGCGTGCACGCGTCGGCGAGCGACGGCAAAGAAGTGAAAGCCGGTCCGGGCAACCTGATCTTCGTGAATCCCGGCGAAGTGCACGACGGACGCGCGAGCGGCGGCACGTCGCGCATGTGGCGCATGCTCTATTTCGATCCGGCGCTGATGCTCGACGCGCAAAGCGACGTGCTCGAAGGCGTGGAGCGCCCGTTCGACTTCCCCGCAGCCGTTGCGATCGATCCTGTTTTGCAGGGCCTGTTCAACGCGCTCTTTGTGCAC comes from Trinickia violacea and encodes:
- a CDS encoding phosphatase PAP2 family protein, whose translation is MGSCVAVAHAGGGPLGIDHEIGKDESGIWNRNVQLALEYSVIATELGGAFWLGNDDELGHTFWQTLDSSAISALAAHAMQAAFGRQRPSAQQGPNQWFSGGHSFPSGEVTLQASFVTPFIVNYAGRDPWIWGLELLPAYDSVARMKSQAHWQTDVLGGWALGTAVGYVTTLYQTPLFVQILPHGFTVGISKRF
- a CDS encoding type II toxin-antitoxin system PemK/MazF family toxin — translated: MVVRGEVWLVSLDPTLGSEIQKTRPCVVVSPPEMHDHLRTVIVAPMTSKGRPAPFRIPVTFKRKRGLILLDQLRAVDKLRLMKKEGAVSDKTLLDTLRTLQEVFAE